From a single Fusobacterium ulcerans ATCC 49185 genomic region:
- a CDS encoding ABC transporter ATP-binding protein produces MIEFKNVYKSYKNKPVLIDINLKIKSGEFFILIGSSGCGKTTLLKTINKLQTINDGFILIDGISISNIKNTALRKKIGYVVQEGGLFPHLTVAENISIILDNKNLEKEKLNRHIDNLLRMVNLDPITFRDSYPIQLSGGQKQRVGVARAFANDPDIILMDEPFSALDPVTRAELQDEIYKLQKNEKKTIIFVTHDMDEAIKLADRICIIQNGKIVQCDTPEYILKNPVNSYVEDFIGKNKLWSNPEFIKAIDIMKKNPFKISKERTTFQAVQIMKHNTVDSILVTDENKLIGIIYLKDILNFNDYSIPLEQYISQDYVSVYENTSLHKILNTIDYDISGVIPVINHENVLTGFLTKSILLATLSKQYTKINEKNDIVERGETI; encoded by the coding sequence ATGATAGAATTTAAAAATGTATATAAGTCTTATAAAAATAAACCTGTACTTATAGATATAAATTTAAAAATTAAATCTGGTGAGTTTTTCATATTAATTGGATCAAGTGGTTGTGGAAAAACAACTCTTTTAAAAACTATCAACAAATTACAAACAATAAATGATGGTTTTATTTTAATAGATGGTATTTCTATATCTAATATAAAAAATACTGCTCTAAGAAAAAAAATAGGATATGTTGTCCAAGAAGGAGGTCTCTTTCCTCATTTGACTGTTGCAGAAAATATTTCAATTATATTGGATAATAAAAACTTAGAAAAAGAAAAATTAAATAGGCATATTGATAACTTATTAAGAATGGTCAATCTTGATCCTATTACTTTTAGAGACTCCTATCCTATCCAACTTAGTGGTGGACAAAAACAAAGGGTCGGAGTTGCAAGAGCCTTTGCCAACGATCCTGATATTATTCTTATGGATGAACCTTTTTCAGCTCTTGACCCAGTTACCAGAGCTGAACTTCAGGATGAAATATATAAATTACAAAAAAATGAAAAAAAAACAATAATTTTTGTAACCCATGATATGGATGAAGCCATAAAACTAGCTGACAGAATCTGTATAATTCAAAATGGAAAAATAGTACAATGTGATACTCCTGAATATATTTTAAAAAATCCTGTCAATTCCTATGTAGAAGATTTTATTGGAAAAAATAAACTATGGAGTAATCCAGAATTTATTAAAGCAATAGATATTATGAAAAAAAATCCATTTAAAATTTCTAAAGAACGAACTACTTTCCAGGCTGTACAAATAATGAAGCATAATACTGTTGATAGCATTTTAGTTACAGATGAAAATAAACTTATAGGAATAATCTATCTTAAAGATATTTTAAATTTCAATGACTATAGTATTCCATTAGAACAGTATATTTCTCAAGATTATGTATCTGTTTATGAGAATACAAGCCTTCATAAAATATTGAATACTATTGACTATGATATCTCTGGAGTTATTCCTGTTATTAATCATGAAAATGTTCTAACTGGTTTTCTTACTAAAAGCATTCTTTTAGCTACTTTAAGTAAACAATATACAAAGATTAATGAAAAAAATGATATAGTAGAGAGAGGCGAAACAATATGA
- a CDS encoding potassium channel family protein: MNITIVGEGKEIDFLIKSFISKGHSITLVINNKEICRKFSREYEKIDVIYGDATKPAILEDARAIFSDILIVLTPHDPDNLIICQIAQKLYGISKTFTVVNDPKNIQIFKKLGVKNIISTANMISSLIEQKISIEDITNLISLDEGKLSIFEIKIPVNSPIIGKKLCEIKVPNSAVIGCILRKEEVVIPRGDTVIYYEDKLIVLSLPHEQSQLFNILLGE, translated from the coding sequence ATGAATATTACTATTGTAGGAGAAGGAAAAGAAATTGATTTTCTTATAAAATCATTTATTTCTAAAGGGCATAGTATTACTTTAGTAATAAATAATAAAGAAATATGCAGAAAATTTTCAAGAGAATATGAGAAGATAGATGTTATATATGGTGATGCAACAAAACCAGCAATTTTAGAAGATGCAAGAGCTATATTTTCAGATATTTTAATTGTTCTCACTCCCCATGATCCAGATAATTTAATCATTTGTCAAATAGCTCAAAAATTATATGGAATTTCTAAAACTTTTACAGTTGTAAATGATCCTAAAAATATTCAAATCTTTAAAAAATTAGGAGTAAAAAATATTATAAGTACTGCTAATATGATTTCTTCTTTGATAGAACAAAAAATTTCTATTGAAGATATAACTAATCTAATTTCATTAGATGAAGGTAAACTATCTATTTTTGAAATAAAAATACCTGTAAACAGTCCAATAATAGGAAAAAAATTATGTGAAATAAAAGTTCCAAATAGTGCAGTTATTGGATGTATTTTAAGAAAGGAAGAAGTAGTTATTCCCAGGGGAGATACTGTTATTTATTATGAAGATAAACTAATTGTTTTGTCTTTGCCACATGAACAATCTCAACTATTTAATATACTATTAGGAGAATGA
- a CDS encoding response regulator gives MSKKILIIDDEKNILLTLNLILKNEGYDVFVAFDSLEGVRKAGELRPDLILLDICLPKADGYSVCRSLRCDVDLKEIPIIFMSSKHGENDIEEAFDAGGDDYILKPFSKKEILEVIERNINKGEK, from the coding sequence ATGTCAAAAAAAATTCTTATTATAGATGATGAAAAAAATATTCTACTAACTTTAAATTTGATATTAAAAAATGAGGGATATGACGTTTTTGTTGCTTTTGACAGTTTAGAAGGTGTAAGAAAAGCAGGAGAGCTGAGGCCAGATTTAATATTATTGGATATATGTTTACCAAAGGCAGATGGATATTCTGTATGCAGATCTCTAAGATGTGATGTTGATCTTAAAGAAATTCCAATAATATTTATGAGTTCAAAACATGGAGAAAATGATATAGAAGAAGCTTTTGATGCAGGTGGTGATGACTATATATTAAAACCTTTTAGTAAAAAAGAAATATTAGAGGTTATTGAGAGAAATATAAACAAGGGGGAAAAATGA
- a CDS encoding response regulator has translation MKKKILITDDEKNIRTTLNCCLAAEGFEIETAVNGTEALNMILEQKKNYDLILLDIKMPDMDGMEVLRKLRSSDNKTNIIMMTAYGTIKEAVEAMKLNAIDFISKPFTPEQIRVLVKKVFSREELKEEKLETYEDYIEYAKLNIIGKNFEKGENLLKIAIGKSINSPEAHNLLGVIAECKGKIGEAQKQYRAALALDSSYEPAARNLERITEMDYSSEDIKLG, from the coding sequence ATGAAAAAAAAGATATTAATTACAGATGATGAAAAAAATATTAGAACTACTTTAAATTGTTGTTTAGCTGCTGAAGGTTTCGAAATAGAAACTGCAGTTAATGGAACGGAAGCATTAAATATGATTTTAGAGCAAAAAAAGAATTATGACTTGATATTGTTGGATATTAAAATGCCAGATATGGATGGAATGGAAGTTTTGAGGAAGTTAAGATCATCAGATAATAAAACTAATATTATTATGATGACTGCATATGGAACTATAAAAGAAGCTGTAGAAGCAATGAAGTTAAATGCTATTGATTTCATAAGTAAACCGTTTACTCCAGAACAAATAAGAGTATTAGTAAAAAAAGTATTTTCAAGAGAAGAATTAAAAGAAGAAAAGCTTGAAACATATGAAGACTATATAGAATATGCAAAACTGAATATAATTGGAAAAAATTTTGAAAAAGGAGAAAATCTTTTAAAAATAGCAATTGGAAAAAGCATTAACTCTCCAGAAGCTCATAATTTACTGGGAGTGATTGCTGAATGTAAAGGAAAAATAGGAGAGGCCCAAAAGCAATATCGTGCTGCTCTAGCTTTGGATTCCTCTTATGAGCCTGCTGCAAGGAATTTAGAAAGAATAACTGAAATGGATTATTCCAGTGAAGACATAAAATTAGGATAG
- a CDS encoding potassium channel family protein: MNKIEKDYVIIVGCGRFGSSVAEYLSKKRKSIVIIDKNEDKFSSLSENFSGFTIEADGTDEDILIAANIEKAGVLLATTNDDNTNIMIAQIAKKIYNVPNVIVRIFDPSKHEIYEKFEIKTISPTLLSMKEFKNLIIEENE; this comes from the coding sequence ATGAATAAGATAGAAAAAGATTATGTAATAATTGTGGGATGTGGGAGATTTGGTTCAAGTGTAGCAGAATATCTCTCAAAAAAAAGAAAAAGTATTGTTATAATTGATAAAAATGAAGATAAATTTAGTTCTTTATCAGAAAATTTTAGTGGGTTCACAATAGAAGCTGATGGAACTGATGAAGATATACTTATTGCAGCAAATATTGAAAAAGCAGGTGTTTTACTAGCTACAACTAATGATGATAATACTAATATTATGATAGCACAAATAGCTAAGAAAATTTATAATGTTCCAAATGTTATTGTTAGAATATTTGATCCAAGTAAACATGAAATTTATGAAAAATTTGAAATAAAGACTATAAGTCCTACTCTATTATCAATGAAAGAATTTAAAAATTTAATTATAGAGGAGAATGAATAA
- a CDS encoding ATP-binding protein has product MKISIKSVKMRVFLIFITVLVILTLNSLWAVFNFNILNNSIERILDSNYKSIVAAQSMTTAVERQDSLQLSYIFTRDEKYIIDFMKNESQFYDFLKNAQDNITETGEREIVINLGDSYEEYIKSFYNFMKIEDIGEQRNFYFKEVFPKFEKIKNISKKLLEINQDSMVAKRYEAGKIAEKATFFTIMVAAVTIFLGMLIITYLIKKILSQFQIFIEKIEGVSKENYSQRIPADLDKEFNELGIAFNQMAEKLNNYKNINIKKIMTEKSKAEAIVESINDGIIVTDRENKILLVNNAAEKLLNVKESELLDKPFFTAIPNKKIYESINEVLTNREIKSTFKQLELSLNSDLEKNTYCRVFINSIIGKNKENLGIVTLLQDITKMKEIDQMKSDFVSTVSHEFRTPLTSMGMAVELLADGSMGDINEMQKELLKVIKEDSERLNFLIKDLLDLSRLESGKTHMKFEKNNIKVIIETAVNSLKNLSGNKNVKIEIKNMKDSLFVLADINKIILVLTNLITNAIKYRSEEREGHIIIEAFKREKNIVVSVEDNGKGIPEEYLEKIFNKFIQVKVSNDGKIEGTGLGLSICKEIIKAHGGEIWVNSVLGKGSTFYFSLKSID; this is encoded by the coding sequence ATGAAAATAAGTATTAAAAGTGTTAAAATGAGAGTTTTTTTAATTTTTATAACAGTCTTGGTAATTTTAACTTTAAACAGTTTATGGGCTGTTTTCAATTTTAATATTTTAAATAACTCAATTGAAAGAATACTGGATTCTAATTATAAAAGTATAGTTGCAGCCCAAAGTATGACAACAGCAGTAGAAAGACAAGATAGCCTACAGTTATCTTATATTTTTACAAGAGATGAAAAATATATAATAGATTTCATGAAAAATGAATCACAATTTTATGATTTTTTAAAAAATGCTCAGGACAATATAACAGAAACTGGTGAAAGGGAAATAGTAATCAATCTTGGTGATTCCTATGAAGAATACATAAAATCATTTTATAATTTTATGAAAATTGAAGATATAGGAGAACAAAGAAATTTTTATTTTAAAGAGGTCTTTCCTAAATTTGAAAAGATAAAGAATATTTCCAAGAAATTATTAGAAATCAATCAGGATTCTATGGTGGCAAAAAGATATGAAGCTGGAAAAATAGCAGAGAAAGCTACATTTTTCACAATAATGGTAGCAGCAGTTACAATATTTTTAGGAATGCTGATAATTACTTATCTTATTAAAAAGATTTTGAGTCAATTTCAAATTTTTATTGAAAAGATAGAAGGAGTATCTAAAGAAAACTATTCACAAAGAATACCAGCAGATTTAGATAAGGAATTTAATGAATTAGGAATTGCATTTAATCAAATGGCAGAAAAATTGAATAATTATAAAAACATAAATATAAAAAAAATAATGACAGAAAAAAGTAAAGCAGAAGCTATTGTTGAAAGTATAAATGATGGAATAATTGTAACTGATAGAGAAAACAAGATACTTCTTGTTAATAATGCTGCTGAAAAACTTTTGAATGTAAAAGAATCAGAATTATTAGATAAACCATTTTTTACAGCAATTCCAAATAAAAAAATATATGAAAGTATTAATGAAGTTCTAACTAACAGGGAAATAAAATCTACTTTTAAACAATTGGAATTATCTTTAAACTCTGATTTGGAAAAAAATACTTATTGTAGAGTTTTTATAAATTCTATAATTGGAAAAAATAAAGAAAATTTAGGAATAGTAACTTTATTGCAGGATATAACAAAGATGAAAGAAATAGATCAGATGAAATCAGATTTTGTATCAACAGTTTCTCATGAATTTAGAACTCCTCTCACATCTATGGGGATGGCTGTAGAGCTTTTAGCAGATGGTTCCATGGGAGATATAAATGAAATGCAGAAAGAACTTTTGAAAGTAATAAAGGAAGATAGTGAAAGATTAAATTTTCTTATTAAGGATCTTTTAGATCTTTCAAGATTGGAATCTGGGAAAACTCATATGAAATTTGAAAAAAATAATATTAAAGTAATTATAGAAACAGCAGTAAATTCTTTGAAAAATCTTTCTGGAAATAAGAATGTAAAAATTGAAATTAAAAATATGAAAGATTCACTTTTTGTTTTAGCTGATATAAATAAAATTATATTAGTATTAACCAATCTCATAACAAATGCAATAAAGTATCGAAGTGAAGAAAGAGAAGGACATATAATAATAGAAGCTTTTAAAAGAGAAAAAAATATAGTTGTTTCTGTAGAAGATAATGGGAAAGGAATACCAGAAGAATATTTAGAAAAAATATTCAATAAATTTATACAAGTTAAAGTTTCTAATGATGGAAAAATAGAAGGAACTGGGTTAGGTCTTTCTATATGTAAAGAAATTATAAAAGCTCATGGTGGAGAAATATGGGTTAATAGTGTTTTGGGAAAAGGAAGTACTTTTTATTTTTCATTAAAAAGTATAGATTAA
- the kdpF gene encoding K(+)-transporting ATPase subunit F, which translates to MIILGVIIFFLFCYLFYALFKPEKF; encoded by the coding sequence ATGATAATTTTAGGTGTCATTATATTTTTTTTGTTTTGTTATTTATTTTATGCTTTATTTAAACCAGAAAAATTTTAG
- the kdpB gene encoding potassium-transporting ATPase subunit KdpB, which yields MSKKQIKSFSKDIINKALIDSFKKFNPRILIKNPVIFVVEIGFFLTLILTVSPTLFTENEADLRVFNGIISFILFITVIFANFAESIAEGRGKAQADSLKKTRKETSANLLKDDNSIEKVDAGSLKKGDIVIVNTGELIPNDGVVIEGIASVDESAITGESAPVIKEAGGDFSSVTGGTRVVSDKIKVQISVSSGESFLDKMISLVEGAERKKTPNEIALNTVLVGLTLIFLVVIVTLFPMGLYAGVHLPLSTLIALLVCLIPTTIGGLLSAIGIAGMDRVNKFNVIAMSGKAVETCGDINTIILDKTGTITFGNRLADEFFPVKGILKDEMIKYSAISSLKDLTPEGRSIVELSKKFGVILTEKDFDKAEFIDFSAQTKTSGINLENGQKIRKGSGSSIKKFVQEQNGTIPKDLDSIIDKISRLGGTPLVLAVDSKIYGVIYLKDTVKPGLKERFNNIRKMGIKTIMCTGDNPLTAETIAKEAGIDEFVAECTPEEKIEVIKREQSQGKLVAMTGDGTNDAPALAQADVGIAMNSGTIAAKEAANMVDLDSNPTKILEVVEIGKQLLITRGALTTFSIANDVAKYFAIIPAMFITAIPQMEKLNVMHLSSPISAIISALIFNAIIIPLLVPIALKGVKYKPMNVQIMLLKNLGIYGLGGIIVPFIGIKLIDLIVTPFLSILGM from the coding sequence ATGAGTAAAAAACAAATTAAATCTTTTTCTAAAGATATAATAAATAAAGCTTTAATTGATTCTTTTAAAAAATTTAATCCTAGAATTTTAATTAAAAATCCTGTTATATTTGTTGTTGAAATAGGTTTTTTTCTAACATTAATTTTAACTGTTAGTCCTACATTATTTACAGAAAATGAAGCTGATTTGAGAGTATTCAATGGAATTATTTCATTTATTCTTTTTATCACTGTAATATTTGCGAATTTTGCTGAATCTATTGCTGAAGGAAGAGGAAAAGCACAAGCTGACAGTTTGAAAAAAACCAGAAAAGAAACATCTGCCAATCTTTTAAAGGATGATAATAGTATAGAAAAGGTTGATGCTGGCTCTCTGAAAAAAGGAGATATTGTTATTGTAAATACTGGAGAACTTATTCCAAATGATGGAGTTGTTATTGAAGGAATAGCATCTGTAGATGAATCAGCCATAACAGGGGAATCTGCCCCTGTTATCAAAGAAGCTGGCGGAGATTTTTCATCAGTTACTGGGGGAACTCGTGTAGTTAGTGATAAAATCAAGGTTCAAATATCTGTTTCTAGTGGAGAATCTTTTCTTGATAAAATGATTAGCCTTGTTGAAGGCGCTGAGAGAAAGAAAACTCCTAATGAAATTGCTCTAAATACTGTATTGGTAGGTTTGACTCTTATATTTTTAGTAGTTATTGTAACTTTATTTCCAATGGGATTATATGCTGGAGTTCATCTTCCTTTATCTACACTTATTGCTTTACTTGTCTGTTTAATTCCAACTACAATTGGAGGGCTGCTTTCAGCCATAGGTATAGCTGGTATGGATAGAGTAAATAAATTTAATGTCATTGCTATGTCTGGTAAAGCCGTTGAAACTTGTGGTGATATTAATACAATTATTTTAGATAAAACTGGAACTATTACATTTGGTAATAGACTTGCTGATGAATTTTTCCCTGTGAAAGGAATTCTTAAAGACGAAATGATAAAATATTCTGCTATTTCTTCATTAAAAGACTTAACTCCAGAAGGAAGGTCTATTGTAGAATTAAGTAAAAAATTTGGTGTCATCTTAACTGAAAAAGATTTTGATAAAGCTGAATTTATTGATTTTAGTGCTCAAACAAAAACCAGTGGAATAAATCTGGAAAATGGCCAAAAAATTAGAAAAGGTTCAGGATCTTCAATTAAAAAATTCGTTCAGGAACAAAATGGAACCATTCCTAAAGATCTTGATAGTATAATTGATAAAATTTCAAGACTTGGCGGAACTCCTTTGGTACTTGCTGTTGACAGTAAAATTTATGGTGTTATTTATTTAAAGGATACAGTTAAGCCAGGACTTAAAGAAAGATTTAATAATATAAGAAAAATGGGAATCAAAACTATCATGTGTACTGGGGACAATCCTTTAACTGCTGAAACAATAGCTAAAGAAGCTGGAATAGATGAATTTGTGGCTGAATGTACACCAGAAGAAAAAATTGAAGTTATAAAAAGAGAACAATCTCAAGGTAAATTAGTAGCTATGACAGGAGATGGAACTAATGATGCCCCTGCACTTGCACAAGCTGATGTAGGTATTGCAATGAACAGTGGTACTATTGCTGCCAAAGAAGCTGCTAATATGGTAGATTTAGATTCTAATCCTACAAAAATTCTTGAAGTTGTAGAAATAGGTAAGCAATTATTAATAACTCGTGGAGCACTTACTACATTCAGTATAGCCAATGATGTAGCTAAATATTTTGCTATTATCCCTGCTATGTTTATAACTGCTATTCCACAGATGGAAAAACTTAATGTTATGCACCTTTCCTCTCCTATAAGTGCAATAATTTCAGCATTAATATTTAATGCAATTATTATTCCACTCCTAGTTCCAATTGCATTAAAAGGAGTTAAATATAAACCTATGAATGTACAAATAATGCTGCTTAAAAACTTAGGTATATATGGACTTGGTGGAATTATAGTTCCATTTATTGGAATAAAATTAATTGATTTAATAGTTACTCCATTCCTTTCAATTTTAGGAATGTAA
- the kdpA gene encoding potassium-transporting ATPase subunit KdpA codes for MSLLNVFIFLIVFILLIIPIGKHISKLILHEKTIYDSLFSKMEKVIFKVTGNENMSLRTYIAAFLGTNLIMLILTYIILALDGSSPSLAFNTAVSFVTNTNLQHYSGEWLNGTMSRLALINLMFTSAASGLAISMAIIRGILKIRLGNFFEDLTKSITRLLLPLSIIVGISLVILGTPQTFDTQTIVKTLEGQYQVVTLGPSAAWEAIKHLGTNGGGIFSANSSHPFENISLYTNYIEMMCMMIIPGAIIIGFGMAAKNKKQGWFIFLPIFALFLFSFFMLYHFEKQGVPLFSQYGINGINMEGKEMRFGLIASILFTDITTSFTTGSVNNMHDSLTPIGGMMPLWNMMLNCIFGGKGVGFMNIIMYMMFGVFLCGLMVGRTPEFFGKKLEAKEMQIITFLILIHPIIILVPSALSLINDLGTSGITNSGFHGISQVLYEYTSSAANNGSGFEGLGDGTTFWNIMTGIVMLLGRYISMILMVIVGYSLYKKQPVPVNASTFKTDNLTFSFILFFIILIIGALTFLPALALGPIAEHLSIWG; via the coding sequence ATGTCTTTATTAAATGTATTTATTTTTCTTATTGTTTTTATTTTATTGATAATTCCTATTGGAAAACATATATCAAAATTGATTCTGCACGAGAAAACAATTTATGATTCTTTATTTTCTAAAATGGAAAAAGTTATATTTAAAGTTACAGGAAATGAAAATATGAGTCTTAGAACTTATATTGCAGCCTTTTTAGGAACTAACTTAATTATGCTTATTTTAACATATATTATTCTAGCTTTGGATGGTTCTTCTCCTTCATTGGCTTTTAATACAGCAGTAAGTTTTGTTACTAATACAAATTTGCAGCATTATTCTGGTGAATGGTTAAATGGAACAATGTCAAGATTAGCTTTAATAAACTTAATGTTCACATCTGCAGCAAGTGGTCTTGCTATATCTATGGCAATTATTAGAGGAATATTGAAAATCAGATTAGGTAATTTCTTTGAAGATTTAACAAAGTCAATAACTAGACTTTTACTTCCCTTATCAATAATTGTTGGAATTTCCTTAGTTATTTTAGGCACTCCTCAAACTTTTGATACTCAAACAATAGTAAAAACACTAGAAGGACAGTATCAAGTAGTTACTTTAGGACCTTCGGCTGCTTGGGAAGCTATAAAACATTTGGGTACAAATGGTGGTGGAATTTTTTCAGCTAATTCATCACATCCTTTTGAAAATATTTCACTATATACAAATTATATTGAGATGATGTGTATGATGATTATTCCAGGGGCTATTATTATAGGATTTGGAATGGCTGCTAAAAATAAAAAACAAGGTTGGTTTATATTTTTACCAATATTTGCTTTATTTCTTTTTTCTTTTTTCATGTTATATCACTTTGAAAAACAAGGAGTTCCATTGTTTTCACAATATGGTATAAATGGTATCAATATGGAAGGTAAAGAAATGAGATTTGGGCTTATTGCTTCAATTTTATTTACAGATATAACAACATCCTTTACTACAGGAAGTGTTAATAATATGCATGACTCTTTAACTCCAATAGGAGGAATGATGCCTCTATGGAATATGATGCTAAATTGTATATTTGGAGGAAAAGGTGTTGGATTCATGAATATCATCATGTATATGATGTTTGGAGTTTTCTTATGCGGACTTATGGTTGGAAGAACTCCTGAATTCTTTGGAAAAAAACTTGAAGCTAAAGAAATGCAGATAATAACATTTTTAATATTAATTCATCCAATTATAATATTAGTTCCAAGTGCTTTATCCCTTATTAATGATTTAGGTACTTCTGGAATCACAAATTCTGGATTCCATGGAATATCTCAAGTACTGTATGAATATACTTCAAGTGCTGCTAATAATGGTTCTGGATTTGAAGGTCTTGGAGATGGAACTACATTTTGGAATATAATGACAGGAATAGTAATGCTTTTAGGAAGATATATAAGTATGATATTAATGGTAATAGTCGGATATTCACTTTATAAAAAACAACCTGTCCCTGTTAATGCATCAACATTTAAAACAGATAATCTGACTTTTTCTTTTATTTTATTTTTTATAATTTTGATAATTGGTGCTCTTACATTTTTACCTGCTTTGGCTTTGGGACCTATTGCAGAGCATTTGAGCATCTGGGGGTAA
- the kdpC gene encoding potassium-transporting ATPase subunit KdpC, translating to MNLIKKGIHVTIVLFIIAAVYTVIINVFAQTFFKDSANGSIIYKNGQAIGSKYIGQLFTSEKYFHGRPSAYNYNTYNSKEEAETLPASGGSNLAVSNPAYSENLKNRIEKLLNDNPELKTKEIPVDMVTASGSGVDPNISIQGAMIQTKRIAKANNISEEKIIELIKNNINNNMVNVLELNLALNELTK from the coding sequence ATGAACTTAATAAAAAAAGGTATTCATGTTACTATTGTTCTATTTATAATTGCTGCTGTTTATACTGTTATAATAAATGTCTTTGCTCAAACATTCTTTAAAGATAGTGCAAATGGAAGTATTATTTATAAAAATGGACAAGCCATAGGAAGTAAATATATAGGTCAGCTTTTTACAAGTGAAAAATATTTTCATGGAAGACCATCAGCTTACAACTATAATACATATAACTCTAAAGAAGAAGCTGAAACACTACCTGCTTCTGGAGGTTCAAACTTAGCAGTAAGTAATCCTGCATATTCTGAAAATTTAAAAAATAGAATTGAAAAACTTTTAAATGATAATCCAGAATTAAAAACGAAAGAAATTCCTGTTGATATGGTAACAGCTTCTGGTTCAGGAGTAGATCCTAACATATCAATTCAAGGTGCAATGATACAAACTAAAAGAATTGCTAAAGCTAATAATATTTCTGAGGAAAAAATCATAGAATTAATAAAAAATAATATAAATAATAATATGGTTAATGTTTTAGAATTAAACTTAGCTTTAAATGAATTAACAAAATAG